A single region of the Epinephelus moara isolate mb chromosome 14, YSFRI_EMoa_1.0, whole genome shotgun sequence genome encodes:
- the klf11b gene encoding Krueppel-like factor 11b yields MPSRKFTEMDSNGTECVDRYVKRRRHDSEQSCALEYTDLEAAEALVCMSSWGQGHFLGSSKPNSCKPRPLTPASDSCDSLMPPELPEPPKDFVSLSSLCMTPPHSPSFVETSTTALQSSSGMAVSSQHCASGLHQPALAPIAEKPPSLLPLPQPCRAMATSVIRHTADSTLCQHRIPVAPNPKKTRDAVTPATACQQQRQQQQQCITKTEQITTPPSPPAPLAPTSSASRTQQHASPSKPCLNSVSTPTPVNMQLHNSPVTPSAPATLSPPSVPSPQIICQMFPVSSQSGIISAFIPGAVQTANTGIRTTTTPILPQPVPANAAPVQQSLIMGSAVPQGTVMLVLPQSSVSQAPHCPQTVMTLGNTKLLPLAPAPVYVPAGPSSGTTATKMDFSRRRNYVCNFPGCRKTYFKSSHLKAHLRTHTGEKPFSCSWDGCDKRFARSDELSRHRRTHTGEKKFVCPVCDRRFMRSDHLTKHARRHMTTKKIPSWQADVRSLNKMAAGKTPPSKPGLATLSMLVPAGSK; encoded by the exons ATGCCATCGCGAAAATTCACAGAAATGGACTCAAACGGG ACTGAATGTGTGGATCGTTatgtgaagaggaggaggcatgACAGCGAGCAGTCCTGTGCCCTGGAGTACACGGACCTGGAGGCAGCTGAAGCGCTGGTGTGCATGAGCTCCTGGGGCCAGGGTCACTTCCTTGGTAGCAGCAAGCCAAACTCCTGCAAGCCCAGACCTCTCACCCCGGCTTCAGACTCCTGTGACTCCCTCATGCCGCCAGAGCTTCCAGAGCCGCCAAAAGACTTTgtgtccctctcctctctg TGTATGACTCCCCCTCACAGCCCCAGCTTTGTGGAGACATCCACTACTGCGCTCCAGTCCAGCTCTGGCATGGCTGTGTCCTCACAACACTGTGCGTCCGGGCTCCATCAACCTGCCCTGGCACCCATTGCCGAGAAGCCCCCCTCCCTCCTACCTCTCCCACAGCCCTGCAGAGCCATGGCGACCAGCGTCATCCGCCACACTgcagacagcaccctctgccaACACCGCATTCCAGTGGCCCCCAATCCAAAGAAAACTAGAGATGCAGTAACGCCTGCGACAGCCTgccagcagcagcggcagcagcagcagcaatgcATTACAAAGACTGAGCAGATAACGacacctccatctcctcctgctcctctcgcACCCACATCATCCGCCTCAAGAACACAGCAGCACGCCAGTCCTTCAAAACCCTGTTTGAACAGTGTCTCCACCCCCACTCCTGTCAATATGCAACTGCATAACAGCCCAGTCACTCCCTCTGCTCCCGCAACCCTGTCCCCGCCCTCAGTCCCCAGCCCTCAAATCATCTGCCAGATGTTCCCCGTCAGCAGCCAATCGGGCATAATCTCAGCCTTCATCCCTGGTGCGGTTCAGACAGCCAATACTGGGATTCGGACCACCACCACGCCCATCCTCCCCCAGCCTGTCCCAGCTAATGCTGCCCCTGTCCAGCAGTCCCTCATCATGGGCTCAGCGGTGCCGCAGGGCACGGTCATGCTGGTTCTCCCTCAGTCCTCAGTCTCCCAGGCCCCTCACTGCCCTCAGACTGTCATGACCCTGGGCAACACCAAGCTGCTACCTCTGGCCCCGGCCCCTGTGTACGTGCCGGCAGGGCCCAGCAGCGGCACGACAGCCACAAAGATGGACTTTTCCCGCAGGAGAAACTACGTCTGCAACTTCCCGGGCTGCAGGAAGACATATTTTAAGAGCTCACACCTCAAGGCTCAcctcagaacacacacag GTGAGAAGCCTTTCAGCTGCAGCTGGGACGGCTGCGACAAGAGGTTCGCCCGCTCCGATGAGCTCTCCCGCCACCGGCGAACACACACCGGCGAGAAAAAGTTTGTGTGCCCCGTGTGCGACCGGCGGTTCATGCGCAGCGATCACCTCACCAAACACGCCCGCCGCcacatgaccacaaagaaaaTTCCCTCCTGGCAGGCTGATGTTCGGAGCCTGAACAAAATGGCTGCTGGCAAAACACCTCCCTCAAAACCCGGCCTTGCTACGCTGAGCATGCTGGTACCTGCTGGCTCCAAGTAG
- the dnaaf2 gene encoding protein kintoun translates to MEAGDKMKELNMSADEMDRLKKAFKDEKFRDMLRDYAQELSDPENKRRYEEEIKLLEQERGNTIEFIHPEPFKALRTSVNGKQKCFINICSSEKVGKPECKWGESEEGRRGQCWSLPHSLHPGRQDTDPKGNKITIYDVIFHPDTLHIAGKNKRFMDMVDSTATQGIQDAFKVTLDKNNMRQIRTKYKGSPQPCVIRKPIPGYKAREPSEELDPLAFPYPDEKRPPMSLQTKPTESPATKNSSDTPTPKSSSIQPQTAKEPTKPNYTVKYRSFVDLQDFRCSRDSAQSPRPKEIVVTIDLPLLKAATDASLEVKEKWLLLESKKPAYRLELPLAYPVDEDKGEAKFNKQRGQLTVTLPVLPSNDAFDFAVGHAQAGVSDDGIQEEKGEEEEQRSGQGDLRQQTEVEQSEEEGESGQEKGEEKMREGVAEEERVGGNETWIKQKREGENNEDDKSGVEEEEEEEEETWKKQKTKGQEGVEEDSEVEVEKLKEQEQDNEKEDGNCNLQKRQQHSTFKDSGVKSLNCDTNDIPAEEDDDSRLVSSPETERQPVVITAEHSSCLGIEGDSWLESAPKMKSSDVKEEPEKTRESAHGKEKVETGAAFLQHISSEESQTSVAADTHSQHIKDCCVPQESSEMPATVEDNMSSSSEELAMGSVKPEERDDVDEDDLPMEQIFHTTEHDNKPPLVLLREVDKDGNVQIISDHSTSAGFTFQNCLMYELD, encoded by the exons ATGGAGGCTGGAGATAAGATGAAAGAACTAAACATGTCAGCGGATGAAATGGACAGACTGAAAAAAGCTTTCAAAGACGAGAAATTCAGGGACATGCTGCGGGATTACGCACAAGAGCTGTCAGACCCTGAGAATAAGAGAAGATATGAAGAGGAGATCAAACTTTTggagcaggagagaggaaacACTATTGAATTCATCCACCCGGAACCATTCAAGGCTCTCAGGACGAGTGTTAACGGCAAGCAGAAGTGTTTCATCAATATCTGCTCCAGTGAAAAGGTTGGGAAGCCTGAGTGTAAATGGGGGGAGTCCGAGGAAGGCCGCAGGGGACAGTGCTGGTCCCTGCCTCACAGTCTGCACCCAGGGAGACAGGACACAGATCCAAAGGGGAACAAGATCACCATCTATGATGTCATTTTCCACCCTGACACTCTCCACATTGCAGGCAAAAACAAGAGATTCATGGACATGGTGGACAGCACTGCCACTCAGGGAATCCAGGATGCTTTTAAAGTGACTCTGGATAAAAACAACATGAGGCAGATTCGCACAAAATACAAAGGCAGCCCACAGCCTTGTGTCATCCGAAAACCAATACCTGGATATAAAGCCAGGGAGCCCTCAGAGGAGTTGGACCCTCTTGCATTCCCATACCCAGATGAAAAAAGACCTCCTATGTCCCTGCAAACCAAGCCCACAGAGTCACCTGCAACTAAAAACAGCAGTGATACACCTACACCTAAAAGCTCCAGCATCCAGCCCCAGACAGCCAAAGAACCTACCAAGCCAAACTACACGGTGAAGTATCGATCTTTTGTGGATCTACAGGACTTCAGGTGTTCTAGAGACTCTGCCCAAAGCCCCAGGCCCAAGGAGATAGTGGTTACCATCGACCTGCCACTTCTGAAGGCGGCCACAGACGCCAGCCTGGAGGTGAAAGAGAAATGGCTGCTGCTGGAGTCCAAGAAACCGGCCTACAGACTGGAGCTGCCCTTAGCCTACCCTGTGGATGAAGATAAAGGAGAGGCCAAGTTCAACAAACAGAGAGGACAGCTCACAGTCACGCTGCCTGTTCTTCCTTCTAATGACGCTTTTGATTTTGCTGTAGGGCATGCTCAGGCTGGTGTTAGCGATGATGGGATACAGGAGGAgaaaggtgaggaggaggagcaaaGAAGTGGTCAGGGGGATTTGAGGCAGCAGACAGAGGTAGAGCAAAGTGAAGAAGAGGGCGAAAGTGGTcaggagaaaggagaggagaagatgAGGGAAGGCGTAGCAGAGGAAGAGCGAGTCGGTGGGAATGAAACATGGATTAAGCAGAAGAGGGAAGGAGAAAACAATGAAGATGATAAAAGtggtgtggaggaggaggaggaggaggaggaggaaacgtggaagaagcagaaaacaaaaggcCAAGAGGGTGTGGAGGAGGACAGTGAAGTGGAGGTGGAGAAACTGAAAGAACAGGAGCAGGACAATGAAAAAGAAGATGGAAATTGTAACCTGCAGAAAAGGCAGCAACATTCAACATTCAAGGATTCTGGCGTAAAAAGTTTAAACTGTGATACTAATGATATTCCTGCTGAAGAAGATGATGATAGCAGACTTGTGTCTTCACctgaaacagagagacagccTGTTGTAATCACAGCTGAACATTCAAGCTGCTTAGGAATTGAGGGAGACTCTTGGTTGGAGTCAGCACCCAAAATGAAGAGTTCAGACGTCAAAGAGGAGCCTGAGAAGACAAGAGAGAGTGCACATGGAAAGGAGAAG GTAGAAACAGGTGCTGCATTTCTACAACACATATCCAGCGAGGAATCCCAAACTTCCGTAGCAGCCGACACTCACAGCCAGCACATTAAGGACTGCTGCGTTCCCCAGGAGTCCAGCGAGATGCCTGCAACAGTTGAAGATAACATGTCAAGCAGCTCTGAGGAGCTCGCCATGGGCTCAGTGAAGCCGGAGGAGAGGGACGACGTCGATGAAGACGACCTGCCGATGGAGCAAATCTTCCACACTACAGAGCACGACAACAAGCCGCCTCTTGTGCTGTTGAGGGAAGTAGATAAAGATGGAAATGTACAGATCATCAGTGATCACTCCACCTCAGCTGGGTTCACTTTCCAAAACTGCCTGATGTATGAGCTGGACTGA